Within the Trachemys scripta elegans isolate TJP31775 chromosome 4, CAS_Tse_1.0, whole genome shotgun sequence genome, the region TTAATTAAGCCTCCTATCGCTTCCCCACTCTCTGAGATGGGAATAACACATTCAGAAAGATTAAGAAGCAGTATCACAGGATTTCCTGAATCTCAACCTGTACTCAATTTAGTACAGAATCTTGACGgcaactttattttaattttaatgcttACAAGCAAGCAAGCGTTTTCATAATAGCAGGAAAAATTAACTGAAAGACTGCTACTGTATTCTGTTGGGGTATACATATAAATTTGATACGCCCTTGTGGATCTGTAATTTAACAGAAGTGAACAGTGATTCTAATTTTGAATGACTTCAAAACTGAATTGAATTGATTGCTTCATAATACTAATCAAACATGCTCTAGTTACATTCTTGTGGTTTCCCATAGTCACAAGAGAAGTGTTTTTCCATTTGAAgggataaaataaagaaatatccAATTTCCACTTCAAATAAAGGGACGTCAGAGTTGATTTTAAGCCTTTGCATAGCAGGCTCATCTTCTGATTTAGTGCAAGAATCTATACACTCTTATACAATAAAACACACGTTAACACCAACTCAGCTGTCGGGACAAACACCTACTGTATTTTAATAAGCTTGTAACAGACAACCTGCCTGGAGACACTTCTCTGCAAATCAATATTTTAGCTGGTGTTTGCTTCAGTCAAGCAAATATGAAACCCaacatttctcttttaaataaatCCACAGAAATGCAAATGGATTGATCGGTCTATTCTGTCTTGCAACAACTGAGTTCTTAAAATCTGATAAGTTTTTACCTGAATTGACAACATCATCAACATCTTTGCCACTCAGTTCACTGATGACCTTTAttatgagagagaaaaagaaagaggttAAAGATCAATCCTGGAATTTTGGGTGTTCGACATGTTTAGTAGTCTCTCGACACTGGCAATTCTCCAATGTACACATTACCACAAAGGGATGCATAACAGAACAATTAAACAGAGCATTAAGGAGTTAAAGGGACAAAGAGTAGCTTAAAGACTAAAAGTAGGTTTTTGGAGAACGTTTACAAGATCAACTACTAACAGCAATATTAGCATAAAATTTAAGTAAGTTCTGAACAGACCACTTGTCAGGATAAAAACCATTACCCTGCAGTATctgcaacccaaacattgcagTATCGAATGAGGTTAGTACATTAGAAAGGGAAGGAGGTAAGTGACACCGACACTGACCAGTGCTAAAAGTAATTACATAGCATAAACAGCAAAGAACAAACCAGATTTGAAATTGTAGAAACATGCAGGTAAGGAGGtggtttaaccccccccccccccccaaaaaaccagaCTTCTAGTATAACACTTTCTTTTAATAAACTATAAACTACATGTTCAAAAACTTTAGGCGTAATAACTAAGTTTAGTAACGAGTCACTGCATACTCATTTGCCCAACGTGCTTTCATCTTATGGTGCAATATCAGGCATCACTGAACTTGTCAAGGCTTTTAACATTTTAACACTAAAAAAGCTGATCCGAAGTCTTAAAGTTAAATTattcctttgtttaaaatttctCATAGCATGCAATTGCTTAAAGCTATTTGGGAACACAACAGTTTGGGGAGGTAGGACACTGGACTATGAGTtatgagacctgggttctatcccggctctgccactgaactATTCTGTAACCTTGAACAAGGTTGTTCCCTCATTCTGTTTCCCTCCTATTTTTTGTCCACCCTACTCCACCTTTCTCAGAACAGCACCTACCTGGTATAGCACCTATTATTACAATGAGGACTCAATTTTAGCTGGAGCCTCTAGGCaccataaataataaattaactgAACAGCCCATATCACCCATATATATGGATGGAGTCTCATGCTGATGTCGATGTATAAGGACTCAGCAAATACTACAGGTGAACATGTAGATGCGAGGTCAGATCAATGCGAGAACTGCAAACACGGTTACATGTGGGACAGACAAGATTGTCCCAGATGATTGCAGACTGCTATATACTTGCTTTGAGTCGTTCACATTTTTCACATAAGGTGTTAATGTGCCTTGCTTCACCGTGGTTAAGGGCCACATGACAAATCTGCTGCCACCTTGCTCTGATGCGGGCTGTTTTCCAGTTGCAATACCCACATAGTACAGCAAAGAAAGGTTACATCTCATACAGATCTTTATCTATAAACAGACGTTTATATATAAAGTCTGTGTGTTTCTCTCTTTACCCATAcgccctccccactcctctgcccttCAGGGGTAGGCATCAATAGGACAGTCAATTACTGAAGAAAATCAGGAATAGTATTTCAGTACAGTGTTTTCCCAGCAGTAATTAATACTACAGTTCATACTATGAATCAGTAGTTGACAATCAATATTAAAGCTTTTAGAGCAGGCAAAAGGTGAAACTCATAGGAGAGAACATTTGCAGAGATTATATCTAGTGACAAAAGTACATTGGGAAGAAAAAAACCAGTTGTCCAAGATTCTTCTGGATTTCCTCCCAGCCCACAAGTCTCAAAAATTTCATAGTGCATAGTCTCCTGCTGATATCTGGATACAATGAGTATCTTTGCCTTGACTAAGTCCAAATGCCTACAAGCATTCAGAAGTCACGGACACCATCTTCACAGGACTCTCCGTCTCCAGCAGTCTGGGAAGGTAAGGGCCTGAACTTTGCTCCCTTCCACAGCAGCACTTTGCACTCAAGTGCCACAATTTTTATTCCCCTGGCCAAGATTCCTCTGAGATTTGAACCCACCGCCTCCATCGCTGCAAGCGGGAGCTGTGAgggtctggactcaatgactCAGGAGGTCTTTTTCAGGCCTATGTTTGCACTAAACACCACTGAACTTCCAACTGGCAAGTTGTAAGAACTCTTAGGCTTTTCCAAAGCTATACAGACCAAGAAAGAAGTTTAACAAGCCCGTTTATTAAACTACGAGGGCATTATATTCTGTATGGTACTGAAGTGTAAGATGACTGCTTCAAATATTCTCTCAGAAGTGTGTTCCTGTAACAACTTCAAAAGGCAAGAGAGAGACTAATGCAAAGAAACCAACCTTGTTGACACGTTCGTCATCTGCATCGATACCAACACTGTCGAGGATCTTCTTGATGTTCTTGGCTGTAGGGTTGTTGTTGCCACCCAGGACAGCAAGCAGGTAAGCGGCCACGTAACGCATTCTGAAACAGATGCCCACAGGAAAGAATTCAAGTTATTGTCTTGGATACAGAAGTGTTGCCTTAAAGGGCTCCCATGTCAGGATACAAGACTCTATGGTACATAGAACAGATTATAAACAATCTCATCTAAGCATTTAATGACTATTACTGAACTACAAATCCAGAGGGAAGAAACTGCTGGAGGAAAGAGCATCAGCTACAGACACCTCCTTGGTACTCACAAACTTTAGCAGGCAAGGTTTTATGCTGTCTTTATACCAGGAGGGTTTTCCCAGCATAGTTACACCAGCAAAACCTTCTAGTGCGGATAAAGTTGTGTAAGCACTTTTAGATTTAtaaatttttattaagatgatgttgttaaaaaaaaagtgaacggtacagagtttaagcatagaagtttctggttatcagggaataacatacagattatcgaggatGCAAAGTTttgtttaagatcaggtggcataaggaatacataatctgcaatatccccgattgggggtaaaaggttgatgggtcaaagtacaggcattgagatatgaggttcataaagtggctatgttcggttgtggagtataatgagtggatatgatgatgaggatggattgaccctcatttggtgggatttaatgttcagggagtttatggctCCAGTTCATATGATTCAACGGAGaaagtctcttggtccctttctcgcaGTTgaagaacgatgtcactctgggtcacgcctcctggtactgtctgtggccggtgatgtgcttgatgtagatgtccctggaccatcggatggtatctgagaccatgaggcgctgCATGAGCCGTGTGTAGCATCGACcaatcccgcaggtccgcagcacgtataacttagggcttgtctaattTAAAACGCTATAGTGGCACAGCTTATAatgcgccactgtagcacttcagcataGACACTACCTACATGAACGGGAGGGAATTCTCCCATCTGTGTAGGTAATCTGCCTCCCTGAGAGGTTGTAACTAGGTTGACACTATGTACAGAGAGATTTAGGGGGGATGAACTGCCGCTCagtggatttttcagaccccAACCAACATAGTTAATCTGAACTAATTATCTAGTGTACACCAGGCCGTATGctggttcagggaagcagcataCACTGTGCCAGTATAAGCagacttaggctacgtctacactggggTGCTTTACAGGTATGTAATACTCGTATACTGTACTGGCCAAGCACTCCTAAGGTGGACATGGACATCTTGGCAAAGCTGCACTTTGAACTGCTATGGTAAAAGCTCAGTTTTGTAAATATAGTTCCACCTGCATTACAGACTTCTGCCGGCAGAACTATGTCAGTCAAGGATCACCCCCCCgactgacatagctgtgccagcatcAGTCTGTAGTGCAGATGttgctatactggcaaaactgcatctacactacagggccttgttgacatagctatgttagttaaaaaaaaaaatcacgcccctaactgacatagctcTGCCAGgttaagtgaagacaaggctttAGCATGGAAGCAATTTCTCTCTCAGCTCCAAACCAACAGAGCTTCAATTACATCACCAGTGTAGGTATTGGGTTAGGGACATCTAAATTGATGATGGAGAGCAAACCTTTTTTAGAAAAGGTCAAAATCACAGAAATGGTTAGGTTGAAATTACTTCTCATGATCAAAATAAGGCCTGGGATCTACATAATTCAGAAGAATATGGGACTTCTCCTACATCCTATCAAGTGATGCTCGGGAAGGTCAACTTTTCAGCATATATtagtttggggcgggggggggggggacgacagggGGGAGTTCAGTGTCATACAGAATTGGGTAAACCTGCCTTGAACTAAGGCCTAAAGCTGATGCCAAACAAGCCATTTTAGTGGCTGGAAAGCAATACTTCAATTGCTCCCCCTGGAAAACAGAAGATCACTGACACCTTAAATATAAGAAGGGTAAATCATTACCTGGCATCTAATAGGTGTTTCTGGAAATTAGTCCTTTCCACATCTTCCATAATGGGTAAACAAATCACTGTATTTAGTTTTCTAGAtcaatgtttctcaacctttttgataccagggagtggcttgctgccttcctaaactgtgtcagggagatctgagggaccagtcattgagaaacagCATTCACTGTACACTTGTGTCTTATACAGCACCAAACACAATTGTTGGTGGTTAATCATTTTCTCTCAATAAACCGCCTAccacattttgttttcatgtctGCCTTCCACTGCAGTTTTGACTAGGAGCCATAATTCTAATTCTGAAAAAGACATTTTGCAGCTGCTCCCT harbors:
- the LOC117875927 gene encoding 60S acidic ribosomal protein P2-like, with product MRYVAAYLLAVLGGNNNPTAKNIKKILDSVGIDADDERVNKVISELSGKDVDDVVNSGLSKLACVPAGSALAPAAAASPAAGEGAPAEEKKEEEKKEESEESDEDMGFGLFD